The Mycolicibacterium duvalii DNA window GCGAGGAGGTCTTCGGTCCGGTGGCCGTCGTCATAGCGTACGACGACAGCGAACCGGACGCAGAAGATGCGGTCAGCATTGCCAACGATTCCCGCTACGGCTTGGTGGGCGCGGTCTGGTCGGCCGACGAGCAACGGGCCGCTGAGGTGGCAGCACGACTTCAGGTCGGCTCGGTGGCGGTGAACTCGACCGCGGTCCTCGATTTCGGCAGTCCGTTCGGCGGATTCAAGCAATCAGGCATCGGTCGCGAGGGCGGCCCCGAGGGCCTCGCGGGCTTCGTCGAATATCAAGCCATCATCCGTTAGGCCGGAAGGAAATCACGGAATGCAGACACAGGCCGCCGTGCTGTTTGAGCGCAACACGCCATGGTCGATCGAGACCATCGAACTGGACCCGCCGAGGGCGACTGAGGTACTCGTCGAGCTGCATGCCTCGGGTATGTGCCATTCCGACGACCATCTCGTCACCGGCGACATGCCGATCCGGCTGCCCTGCATCGGCGGTCACGAGGGTGCAGGCGTCGTCAAGGCGGTCGGCGACCACGTGTCCTGGCTCGCCCCCGGCGACCACGTCGTGTTCAGCTTCATCCCGTCCTGCGGCCGGTGCCCGTCGTGCGCAACGGGCCATCAAAGCCTCTGCGACCTTGGCGCAAAGATCTACTCGGGCATGCAGATTCACGACGGAACCGCACGCCACCACCTCAACGGCGAGGATCTCGCACTGGCTTGTGGTATCGGATCGTTCGCGCACCACACCGTCGTTCACGAGGCGAGTTGCGTCAAGATCCCGGACCACTACCGGCTGGACCGGGCGTGCCTGCTGGGCTGCGGCTTCATCACGGGATGGGGATCGTCTGTCTATGCCGCCGACGTCCGACCGGGTGACACGGTTGCTGTTGCGGGCGTCGGTGGCATCGGCGCCGCGGCAGTGCAAGGTGCACGGCTGGCCGGCGCCCGCACGATCACCGTCATCGACCCGTCGGAGTACAAGCGGGAGGAGGCGCTCAAGATGGGCGCCACCCACACGGCAGCGGATTGGAAAGAGGCGAAAGGTGTTGTTGCCGAGGCGACTTGGGACCGCGGGGTGGACAAGTTCATCTGCGCGATGGGCGTCGGTGATGGTCAACTCATCGGGCAGGCGCTGGCAATGACGGCCAAACGCGGCAAGCTGGTGGTCACCAATATCCACCCGATGTTGGAACGCGAGATCCGAGCGAACCTGATGGATCTCACGCTCACCGAGAAGCAGATCGTCGGGACCCTATACGGCTCGGGCAATCCACGGGCGGACATCCCGAAGATCCTGGAGCTCTCCAGTGCCGGACAGGTCGACCTGGATGCGATGGTCACCCGCACCTATCCCCTGACTAAGGTCAACGACGGCTACGCCGACATGCATGCCGGTGCCAATATCCGTGGCGTGCTCATCTATCCGCCCGCCGAGGCAGCGCTGGGCTGAACCGCTCACGCCTTGGCGTGTACCGGTTCCCATCCACCGCCCTGGGCGGAGCGGTGCGCTGCGTCGATCACCGCGAGTGACACCAGCCCGTCCTCGAACGTGGCCGCGGTACTCGGCTCGCCGTCGAAGGCGGGCAGCCAGTCCTCGAGCATGAGTGCCATCGCCCGACTGGCATGGCCGGCCAGGCCGGTGGGCAGCCGGTCCGGGTGGGCGGGTTCACGCTCATCCACCTCCAACGGGGTCAATCCGTCATCGGTGGCCAGACCCGCCGAGTACCGTGCCGATCGAAGATCGCCGTCCCCGATGATCGTGCCGTCCGAGCCGAACACCTCGAGGCGGTAGTGGTCGGCGTGCGCACCCATCACCGAGACACTGAGCACCGCAGTCATGCCGGACGGCATCCGCATGAGCACAGCTGCGGTGTCATCTGCGGTGATTCGCAGGGTCTCGCCGTCGGCGAGGTGACGGACGGGGTCGCTGACGGTGACCTCGGC harbors:
- a CDS encoding NDMA-dependent alcohol dehydrogenase, with protein sequence MQTQAAVLFERNTPWSIETIELDPPRATEVLVELHASGMCHSDDHLVTGDMPIRLPCIGGHEGAGVVKAVGDHVSWLAPGDHVVFSFIPSCGRCPSCATGHQSLCDLGAKIYSGMQIHDGTARHHLNGEDLALACGIGSFAHHTVVHEASCVKIPDHYRLDRACLLGCGFITGWGSSVYAADVRPGDTVAVAGVGGIGAAAVQGARLAGARTITVIDPSEYKREEALKMGATHTAADWKEAKGVVAEATWDRGVDKFICAMGVGDGQLIGQALAMTAKRGKLVVTNIHPMLEREIRANLMDLTLTEKQIVGTLYGSGNPRADIPKILELSSAGQVDLDAMVTRTYPLTKVNDGYADMHAGANIRGVLIYPPAEAALG